In Aquipuribacter nitratireducens, the genomic stretch GCCCCGACGAGGTCGCGGGGGTCGAGCAGCGGCCCGCCGCGCAGCAGCTCCCACGGACCGGGCAGCAGTGCCGCGACGAGGAGCAGCGCGACGGCACCGACGGTGGTCCCCGTGAGGTCCCCGCGGGCCGCGCGTTCGAGCTCGATGCGGCCGTCGTGGTCCGGCAGCAGCACGAGGGCGACCGCGTACGCCGCCACCCCGACGCCGCCGAGCAGGGTGAGCGCGACGAGCGACACCCGCAGCAGCGTGGGGTCGACCCCGAGCCGCCGGGCCGTGCCCGAGCACACCCCGCCGAGCCAGCGGTCGTCGAGCGGTCGCCGCACCCCCGTGCGGCGCATCGCGTCCCACAGCTGCTCGAGGGGGCCGGGCCGGGTCCCGGGCGCGGGCCCGCCGGTCGGCCCGCCTGTCGGTCCGGCGGCGGGGCCGGCGGTCGGGCTCGTGTCGTCCATGCCGGTGATCGTCGCGGGAGCGCCGCCCCGGACGCATCGGGGACACCCCTGATCCCGACCCGGAGCCGGGGACCCGGGCCGTCCCTGGTCCGCGGCGACCGCCCGAGCGGGAGGATGGGCCCGTGCCCGGTGACGTGGAGAACCAGCGAGAGGACGAGCGCGCGCCCGCCGCGCCGCGTCCACCGCTGCGCCGCCCCGCGACAGGGCGGCTCCTCACCGGGGTCGCGGCCGGGACCGCCGAGCACCTGCGCGTGCCCGTCGCGGCGGTCCGGGTCGGCTTCGTCGTGGCCGCGCTCGCCGGCGGCGCCGGGCTGCTCGCGTACCTCGTCCTCAGCGTCGTCGTGCCCGGCGACCCGCGACCCGCGCCCGACCGCGAGCGGGACGCCGACCGTCCGCCGCCGCGGCGACGGCTCGCCGACGTCGAGTCCCTCGCCCTCCTCCTGTGGGGCACGGCGCTGCTGCTCGGTGGTGCCGCCGTCCTCGCGTCCCGGCTCGGGGTCGACGTGCCCGTCGGCACCGTCCTGCCGCTCGGCCTCGCGGCCGTCGGGGTCGTCGTGCTGTGGACCCAGCTCGACCGGGACGACCGGTCCCGCTGGGTCGCGGGCGCCACGGGCGGCACCCCGCAGGGCGCGCTGCGCCTGGTCGTCGGTGGCGGGCTCGCCCTCACCGGCCTGCTCCTGCTCGCCCTCACCGGCGTCGAGGCCAACGCCGTCCGCCCCGCGGTCCTCGCCGCGGTCTCCGTGCTCGTCGGGGGCGGCCTCGTGCTCGCCCCGTGGGTGCTGCGGCTGTGGCGGCGCGCCGAGCAGGAACGGGCCGCGCGCGTGCGCGAGCAGGAGCGCGCCGACATCGCCGCCCACCTCCACGACTCCGTGCTGCAGACCCTCGCGCTCATCCAGCGCCGCAGCGACTACCCCGTCGAGGTCGCCCGCCTCGCCCGCTCGCAGGAGCGCGACCTCCGCGGCTGGCTCTACGGCCCGCGCGCGGCAGGCTCCGGGACGGTCGAGGGGTCCCTCGCCGACGTCGTCGCCCGGACCGTCGGCGAGGTCGAGGACGCCCACGCGGTCCCCGTCGACGTCGTCGTCGTGGGCGACCGGCCGTGCGACGCAGCCGTCGAGCCGCTCGTCCTCGCCCTCCGGGAGGCGGCGCTCAACGCCGTCCGGCACGGCCGCCCGCCGGTCCGCGTGTACGTCGAGGTCCGCGACGGTGCGGTCTCGGCGTACGTGAGCGACGGCGGGGACGGTGTCGACCTCGACGACGTGCCCGACGACCGCCTCGGGCTGCGGGAGTCCGTCATCGGCAGGATGGCCCGCGCGGGCGGTCGCGCGACCGTCCGCCGCGGCCCGAGCGGGGGCGCGGAGGTGTCGCTCGACCTGCCGGTCGCAGCGCAGCCCAGGCAGGAGGCGACATGAGGCTCGTGCTCGTCGACGACCACCGGATGGTGCGCACCGGCGTCCGCTCCGAGCTGCGGGACCTGGCCCCGGACCTCCACGTGGTGGGCGAGGCCGGCGACGTCGACGAGGCGGTCGCCGTCGTCACCGCGCTGCGACCCGACGTCGTGCTGCTCGACGTCCACCTGCCCGGCGGGGCGGGCGGCGGCGGGGCGGAGGTGCTGCGCCGCTGCGGGGCCACGCGCACCTCCGAGGACCGGCCCGTCCGGTTCCTCGCCCTGTCGGTGTCCGACGCCGCGCAGGACGTCATCCGCGTCATCCGCGCGGGCGCCCGCGGGTACGTGACGAAGTCCGTCGACGGGGACGCGCTCGCCGACGCCGTCCGCCGGGTCGCCGACGGCGACGCCGTGTTCTCCCCGCGACTCGCCGGCTTCGTCCTCGACGCGTTCGGGACGGGCGCCGCCGACGTCGCCGCCGTCGACGACGAGCTCGACCGGTTGACGGCCCGCGAGCAGGAGGTGATGCGCCTCATCGCGCGCGGCTACTCGTACAAGGACGTCGGCGCCGACCTCTTCATCTCCGTCAAGACGGTCGAGACGCACGTCTCGAGCGTGCTCCGCAAGCTCCAGCTGTCGTCACGGCACGAGCTCACGCGGTGGGCGGCGGAACGGCGGATGCTCTGAGCGCCCTCGCCGACGTCGCGGGGGACCTCGCGTGCCCGGTGTGCGCGCGCCCGCTCGCGTTCGTCGACGGCTCGCCCGCTGTGCTGCTGTGCGGGGCGGGTCACGCGTTCGACGTCGCGCGGCAGGGGCACGTCGTCCTGCTGCGGGGCGGGACGCGGCTGCGCCCCGACACCGCCGAGATGGTCGCGGCGCGCGAGCGGGTGCTCTCCTCGGGCGCCTACGGCGTCGTGTCGGCAGCGCTCGCCGACGTCGTCGCGTCCCACGGACCGCCCTCCGGACCCGACGGGCTCGTCGTCGACCTCGGTGCCGGGACCGGGCACCACACGGCGGTGGTGCTCGACGCGACGCCCACCCGGACAGGCGTGGCGCTCGAGCTGTCGGTGCCCGCCCTGCGGCGCGCCGCGCGGGCGCACCCCCGGCTCGCGGCCGTCGGCGCCGACCTCACGAGGCCGCTCCCGCTCCGCGACGCGAGCGTCGGCGCGGCGGTCGCGCTCTTCGCGCCCCTGCCGACGACGGACGAGCTCGCGCGGGTGTGCGCGCCCGGCGCACGGCTCGTCGTGGTGACGCCCGAGCCGGACCACCTGGTCGCCCTGCGGTCACGCCTCGACCTGCTCGACGTCCCCGCCGGCAAGCCGGACCGCCTCGCCGAGCGCCTGTCCCCGGGGTTCGCACCCGTCGACCGCGCGCACGTCCGCACGGAGGTCACGTGGTCGGCGGGCCAGGCGACGGACGTCGTCGCGATGGGCCCGAACGCGTGGCACCCCGCCCCGGCCCGCGACGACCTCCTGCGGACGTGGGCCGAGCGCGGCGAGACGGTGGACGACGTGGTCGCCGTCACCGTCTCGACGCTCGTCCGGCGCTGACCCGCCGCCGGGGCGTCAGTCGCCCGAGGGCGGCTGGGTGGCGTCGAGACGCGCGACCTCGTCCGGGGTGAGCGTCAGCGACGCGGCGGCCGCCGAGGCGCGTGCGGTCTCCGGACGGCTGGACCCGGGGATCGGCACGACGACCGGCGACTTCGCGAGCAGCCACGCGAGCGTCACCTGCTGCGGGGTGACGTCGTGGTCGCGGGCGACCTCGGCGAACGGCTCGAGCGAGCCGGCGAGCTCCGCCGCCTTCGCGATGCCGCCGAGCGGGCTCCACGGCAGGAACGCGATCCCGAGCTCCGTGCACAGGTCGAGCTCGGGCTCGCTGCTGCGGAACGCGGGTGAGAACTGGTTCTGCACGCTGACGAGGCGTCCGCCGAGGAGGTCGTTCGCCTGCCGGATCTGGTCGGGGTCGGCGTTGGAGACGCCGGCCATACGGATGACACCCTCGTCGAGCAGCTCGACGAGCGCCCCGACGGAGTCCGCGTACGCGACGTCGGGGTCGGGACGGTGGAACTGGTGGAGCCCGATCGCGTCGACGCCGAGCCGCTTCGCGGACGCCTTCGCGGCCTCCTTCAGGTACTCGGGCCGGCCGTCGAGCGTCCACGAGCCGTCCCCCGGGCGCAGGTGCCCGGACTTCGTCGCCACGAGGACGTCGCTCGTGTCGCCGCCGTAGCTGCGCAGCGCCTCGGCGATCAGCTCCTCGTTGTGGCCGACCTCGTCGGCGTGCAGGTGGTAGGCGTCGGCGGTGTCGATGAACGTGACGCCCTCGTCGAGTGCCGCGTGGATCGTCGCGATGCTGCGCTCGCGGTCCGGACGGCCCTCGATCGACATCGGCATGCCGCCCAGCCCGATCGCGGACACGGTGACGGACCCGATGGTGCGCGTGGTGGTGATGGTCATGCGTGTGGTGTTCCCGTCCCTGCCGCCGGCGGAACGTGGCGCTCACGACACCGGTCGTGGGAATACCGCACGCGCGTCACGGACGCTCCGGCACGGCGCAGCCGTCGGGCCCGCACACCTCGGCGTCCGCCTCGCCGTCCTGCGAGCCGCTGACGGTGACGAGCTGCGGCGCGCGGTCGGCCAGCGCACGCCGGAGGGCCTCGGCGAACACCTCGACCGGCTGAGCCCCGGAGACGCCGTAGCGGCCGTCGACGACGGCGAAGGGGACACCGCTCGCCCCGTACGCGACCGCCTGCTGCTGCTCGAGCAGCACGTCCCGGGCGAACAGGGTCCCGGTGAGGACGTCGTCGACCTGGTCGGCGGGCAGCCCGACCTCGGCCGCGAGCGCGCGGAGCACGGTCGGCTGCGACACGTCCTGCCCCTCGGTGAAGTAGGCGCGCAGGAACCGCTCCTTCGTGCGGTCCTGCAGCCCGTGCTCGCCGGTGGCGTCGAGCGTCGCCGCGAGGTGGAGGAGCCGGTGGGCGTCGGCGGTGCTGCCGCGGACGGCGTGCTCGAGGTGGAAGTCGAGGCCCGCGCGGGCCGCGACCTCGGTGACGCGCGCGTTCATCTGCAGCCCGGCCTCGCGGCCGCCGCCGTACTTCTGCCCGAGGTACGTCGCGACGTCGGTGCCGTGACCGGGTTCGCCCGGGCGCGGGGCGGACGGGTCGAGCTGGAACGAGCGCCACACGACACGCACGTCGGCGCCGACCGTCTCGACCGCCTCCTCCAGGTGCCGCTTGCCGATGTAGCACCAGGGGCAGACGACGTCCGACCACACCTCGACCGTCAGGGGACCGCTGTTCTCCGTCACGCAGCATGACAACCCTCCCGCCCGCGCACGTCTTCCGTCGCCTGCGGCAGGATGCGGGGACCCGCATGCCCACCGTCGAGGGAGACACCCATGCCGTACGAGGTCACCGGAGTCGTCGCACGCGCGAAGGGGGAGCCGGTCTCGCTCGAGACCGTCGTCGTGCCGGACCCGGGGCCGGGCGAGGTCGTCGTCGACGTCCAGGCGTGCGGTGTGTGCCACACCGACCTCCACTACCGCGAGGGCGGGATCGGCGACGACTTCCCCTACCTGCTCGGTCACGAGGCCGCGGGGGTCGTGAGCGCGCTCGGCGAGGGCGTGACGAGCGTCGCCGAGGGCGACTTCGTCGTCCTCAACTGGCGGGCGGTGTGCGGGCAGTGCCGCGCCTGCCGGCGCGGGCGGCCCTGGTACTGCTTCGCGACCCACAACGCGCGGCAGCCCATGACCCTCGCCGACGGCACGGTCCTGTCGAACGCCCTCGGCATCGGCGCCTTCCAGGCGAAGACGCTCGTCGCGGCCGGGCAGTGCACGAAGGTCGACCCCGAGGCACCGGCGACCGCGGCCGGTCTCCTCGGCTGCGGCGTCATGGCCGGGTTCGGCGCCGCCGTCCACACCGGCGGGGTGCGGCTCGGCGACACCGTCGCCGTCATCGGCTGCGGCGGGGTCGGCTCGGCCGCGGTCGCGGGCGCCGCGCTCGTCGGCGCACGGACCGTCATCGCCGTCGACCGCGACCCCCGCAAGCTCGAGTGGGCGAAGGGGTTCGGCGCCACCCACACCGTCGACGCGTCGCAGGCCGACACCGTCGAGGCGATCAAGGAGCTCACCGGCGGGTTCGGGGCGGACGTCGTCATCGACGCCGTCGGGCGGCCGGAGACCTACGAGCAGGCGTTCTACGCCCGCGACCTCGCCGGGACCGTCGTCCTCGTCGGCGTCCCCACTCCCGACATGCGCCTCGAGCTGCCGCTGCTCGACGTCTTCGGGCGCGGCGGCGCGCTCAAGAGCTCGTGGTACGGCGACTGCCTGCCCGACCGCGACTTCCCGGTGCTCGTCGACCTGTACCGGCAGGGGCGGTTCGACCTCGACGGGTTCGTCACCGAGACGATCGGCCTGGGGGACGTCGAGGCCGCGTTCGACCGCATGCACTCCGGCGACGTCCTGCGGTCCGTGGTGGTCCTGTGAGCGGCGCCTTCCGGGTCGAGCAGACCGTCACGTCCGGCACCTTCAGCCTCGACGGCGGGACGTTCGACGTCGACAACAACGTGTGGGTCCTCGGCGACGACGACGAGTGCCTCGTCGTCGACCCCGCCCACGACCTCGACGCCGTCGCGTTCCTCGTGGGGGCCCGCACCGTGGCGGCGGTCGTGTGCACGCACGCCCACGACGACCACTGCCGGTACGCCCCGGCCGCGGGCGCCCGGTTCGGTGCTCCGGTGCTCCTGCACCCTGCCGACGAGCCCGTGTGGCGGCTCACCCACGGGGACCTGCGGTGGGACGCCGACCTCGCCGACGGCGACGTGCTGCGGGTCGCGGGCGAGGAGGTCCGCGTCGTCCACACCCCCGGCCACAGCCCGGGCTCGGTGTGCCTCCACGTGCCGGCGCTGCACACCGTCCTCAGCGGGGACACCCTGTTCCAGGGGGGACCCGGCGCGACCGGCCGGTCCTTCAGCGACCGACCGACCATCGAGGCGTCGATCCGCTCCCGGCTGTTCGCGCT encodes the following:
- a CDS encoding aldo/keto reductase, which produces MTITTTRTIGSVTVSAIGLGGMPMSIEGRPDRERSIATIHAALDEGVTFIDTADAYHLHADEVGHNEELIAEALRSYGGDTSDVLVATKSGHLRPGDGSWTLDGRPEYLKEAAKASAKRLGVDAIGLHQFHRPDPDVAYADSVGALVELLDEGVIRMAGVSNADPDQIRQANDLLGGRLVSVQNQFSPAFRSSEPELDLCTELGIAFLPWSPLGGIAKAAELAGSLEPFAEVARDHDVTPQQVTLAWLLAKSPVVVPIPGSSRPETARASAAAASLTLTPDEVARLDATQPPSGD
- a CDS encoding LuxR C-terminal-related transcriptional regulator yields the protein MRLVLVDDHRMVRTGVRSELRDLAPDLHVVGEAGDVDEAVAVVTALRPDVVLLDVHLPGGAGGGGAEVLRRCGATRTSEDRPVRFLALSVSDAAQDVIRVIRAGARGYVTKSVDGDALADAVRRVADGDAVFSPRLAGFVLDAFGTGAADVAAVDDELDRLTAREQEVMRLIARGYSYKDVGADLFISVKTVETHVSSVLRKLQLSSRHELTRWAAERRML
- a CDS encoding putative RNA methyltransferase, giving the protein MGGGTADALSALADVAGDLACPVCARPLAFVDGSPAVLLCGAGHAFDVARQGHVVLLRGGTRLRPDTAEMVAARERVLSSGAYGVVSAALADVVASHGPPSGPDGLVVDLGAGTGHHTAVVLDATPTRTGVALELSVPALRRAARAHPRLAAVGADLTRPLPLRDASVGAAVALFAPLPTTDELARVCAPGARLVVVTPEPDHLVALRSRLDLLDVPAGKPDRLAERLSPGFAPVDRAHVRTEVTWSAGQATDVVAMGPNAWHPAPARDDLLRTWAERGETVDDVVAVTVSTLVRR
- a CDS encoding DsbA family oxidoreductase, producing the protein MTENSGPLTVEVWSDVVCPWCYIGKRHLEEAVETVGADVRVVWRSFQLDPSAPRPGEPGHGTDVATYLGQKYGGGREAGLQMNARVTEVAARAGLDFHLEHAVRGSTADAHRLLHLAATLDATGEHGLQDRTKERFLRAYFTEGQDVSQPTVLRALAAEVGLPADQVDDVLTGTLFARDVLLEQQQAVAYGASGVPFAVVDGRYGVSGAQPVEVFAEALRRALADRAPQLVTVSGSQDGEADAEVCGPDGCAVPERP
- a CDS encoding S-(hydroxymethyl)mycothiol dehydrogenase produces the protein MPYEVTGVVARAKGEPVSLETVVVPDPGPGEVVVDVQACGVCHTDLHYREGGIGDDFPYLLGHEAAGVVSALGEGVTSVAEGDFVVLNWRAVCGQCRACRRGRPWYCFATHNARQPMTLADGTVLSNALGIGAFQAKTLVAAGQCTKVDPEAPATAAGLLGCGVMAGFGAAVHTGGVRLGDTVAVIGCGGVGSAAVAGAALVGARTVIAVDRDPRKLEWAKGFGATHTVDASQADTVEAIKELTGGFGADVVIDAVGRPETYEQAFYARDLAGTVVLVGVPTPDMRLELPLLDVFGRGGALKSSWYGDCLPDRDFPVLVDLYRQGRFDLDGFVTETIGLGDVEAAFDRMHSGDVLRSVVVL
- a CDS encoding PspC domain-containing protein — protein: MPGDVENQREDERAPAAPRPPLRRPATGRLLTGVAAGTAEHLRVPVAAVRVGFVVAALAGGAGLLAYLVLSVVVPGDPRPAPDRERDADRPPPRRRLADVESLALLLWGTALLLGGAAVLASRLGVDVPVGTVLPLGLAAVGVVVLWTQLDRDDRSRWVAGATGGTPQGALRLVVGGGLALTGLLLLALTGVEANAVRPAVLAAVSVLVGGGLVLAPWVLRLWRRAEQERAARVREQERADIAAHLHDSVLQTLALIQRRSDYPVEVARLARSQERDLRGWLYGPRAAGSGTVEGSLADVVARTVGEVEDAHAVPVDVVVVGDRPCDAAVEPLVLALREAALNAVRHGRPPVRVYVEVRDGAVSAYVSDGGDGVDLDDVPDDRLGLRESVIGRMARAGGRATVRRGPSGGAEVSLDLPVAAQPRQEAT
- a CDS encoding MBL fold metallo-hydrolase; the encoded protein is MSGAFRVEQTVTSGTFSLDGGTFDVDNNVWVLGDDDECLVVDPAHDLDAVAFLVGARTVAAVVCTHAHDDHCRYAPAAGARFGAPVLLHPADEPVWRLTHGDLRWDADLADGDVLRVAGEEVRVVHTPGHSPGSVCLHVPALHTVLSGDTLFQGGPGATGRSFSDRPTIEASIRSRLFALPDDTVVRTGHGDSTTIGAEAAALGR